In Tachysurus vachellii isolate PV-2020 chromosome 10, HZAU_Pvac_v1, whole genome shotgun sequence, the following proteins share a genomic window:
- the crls1 gene encoding cardiolipin synthase (CMP-forming), which produces MFLAFPRRHLLSCAKGHVARISGAAQSYTHVFVCRQTCHLTATTDTKHLQRLNVNFSCSHHRPDCVHFVEKVVAPAFPTRFTNKLTARTNQSPVNRPNVTIFNCQLHKLGGFWGDRVSVGLHSRLKGLKGYCTEPGKSAQKEDQKVLGQEISECASSSSSSSSSPTSNEVQFKELYENPWTIPNILCMARILLSPVLGYLIIEQYFYTSLGLFALAGATDLLDGYIARNWPNQKSALGSALDPLADKILVSVLYISLTYAQLIPVPLTALVIFRDVALIAAVFYVRYKTVPPPVTLSKFFNPCYTTAQLKPTLISKFNTAIQLFLVAASLASPVFHYTDSVFLQSLWYVTALTTVASGYSYYHYGRKTVEVLNNRK; this is translated from the exons ATGTTTTTAGCTTTTCCCAGACGTCACCTGCTAAGTTGTGCGAAAGGGCACGTAGCACGGATCAGTGGTGCAGCTCAGAGCTACACACACGTGTTTGTCTGTCGTCAAACCTGTCATCTGACAGCTACAACAGACACTAAACATCTTCAGAGACTAAATGTGAACTTTTCCTGCTCTCACCATCGGCCTGATTGTGTGCACTTTGTGGAGAAAGTTGTAGCTCCTGCGTTTCCTACGAGGTTCACTAACAAACTAACAGCAAGGACGAATCAGTCACCAGTAAACAGACCAAATGTCACCATCTTTAACTGTCAGCTGCACAAACTGGGAGGCTTTTGGGGTGACAGGGTCAGTGTTGGCCTTCATTCGAGGTTAAAGGGATTAAAGGGATACTGTACTGAACCTGGAAAATCTGCACAGAAAGAAGATCAGAAAGTTTTGGGTCAAGAAATCAGTGAATGtgcttcttcctcctcttcctcttcctcatctccTACGTCTAACGAGGTTCAATTTAAAGAGCtg tATGAAAATCCATGGACAATCCCCAACATCCTTTGCATGGCCAGGATTCTCCTGTCTCCTGTGCTGGGTTACTTAATCATTGAACAGTATTTCTACACGTCTCTTGGACTGTTTGCTTTAGCCGGAGCAACTGACTTG CTGGACGGCTACATTGCACGAAACTGGCCAAACCAGAAGTCAGCTCTGGGTAGCGCTCTGGATCCGCTTGCTGATAAGATCCTTGTAAGCGTGCTGTATATCAGTCTGACCTATGCACAGCTCATCCCAG TTCCACTCACAGCACTGGTTATCTTTCGGGATGTTGCTTTAATTGCTGCAGTTTTCTATGTTCGTTATAAAACGGTTCCTCCTCCA GTAACTCTCAGCAAATTTTTCAACCCATGCTACACTACTGCCCAACTTAAGCCAACTCTTATAAGCAAG TTCAACACTGCAATCCAGCTGTTTCTGGTGGCTGCGTCTCTCGCTTCTCCTGTCTTTCATTACACTGACAGTGTTTTCTTGCAGTCTCTGTG gtATGTCACTGCGCTGACGACTGTAGCATCCGGTTACAGCTACTACCATTATGGAAGAAAAACCGTTGAAGTATTGAACAATAGAAAGTAG
- the mcm8 gene encoding DNA helicase MCM8: MNGRGTRRGEGGSWRGEGGSCRGSWRGSWKSNGGSWRGGKGAESGGGGGGSNGWRGGGRWNGGKNRGWRGPRWGRGGGNYSPNNTQHGAVISSPVPRATQATLDIICPYKGWRLYFTEGFIESSPFVEKIKAFEKYFTSQIDLYDKDEIERKGSILVDYKDWLVNKQISTSLPDLASEIKDMPEKILDCLGLAIHQVLTKDLEKHADELQAQEGLPEGSTPIINIPHISARIYNYEPLTPLKMLKANLYGKFVAIRGTVVRVSNIKPLCSKMAFVCNMCGDTQSLALTDGKYTIPTKCLQRECRGRSFTPNRSSPLTQTVDWQTIKVQELISGDQRESGRIPRTIECELTQDLVDSCVPGDTVTITGVIKVSNEEGFGRNKKDKCMFLLYIEANSLSNSKGQKNKSASEPEGQETSVEFTLKDLYAIQEIQAQEDLFKLIVNSLCPAIYGHLLVKAGLVLALFGGCHKYVDDKNRIPIRGDPHMLVVGDPGLGKSQMLQAVCNVAPRGIYVCGNTTTTSGLTVSLSRDSGSGDYALEAGALVLGDQGVCCIDEFDKMGNQHQALLEAMEQQSISLAKAGIVCTLPARTSIIAAANPVGGHYNKAKTVSENLKMGSALLSRFDLVFILLDTPNEDHDHMLSEHVMAMRAGKRGVISGLTATRACTQESNISILEIPSNKPLSDRLKVLVGETFDPIPHQLLRKYIGYARHYVHPSLSPEAAQVLQDFYLELRKQNQSADSTPITTRQLESLIRLTEARARLELREKATQSDAEDVVEIMKHSLTDTYSDEFGRLDFDRSQLGSGMSNRSKVKKFVAALNQIAERTHKTLFEIQDLRQLAKDLQVHVVDFEGFISALNEQGYLLRKGHRTYQLQTI; the protein is encoded by the exons ATGAATGGTCGTGGAACACGGAGAGGTGAAGGAGGTTCCTGGAGAGGTGAAGGAGGTTCCTGCAGAGGTTCCTGGAGAGGTTCCTGGAAAAGTAATGGAGGTTCCTGGAGAGGTGGCAAAGGTGCAGAgtctggtggaggtggtggtggaagTAATGGctggagaggaggaggaagatggaaTGGAGGAAAAAACAGAGGCTGGAGAGGTCCTAGGTGGGGAAGAGGAGGGGGCAATTATTCACCTAACAACACACAACACG GTGCAGTGATTTCTTCACCAGTTCCTCGTGCAACACAAGCAACACTTGACATAATTTGTCCTTACAAAGGATGGAGGCTTTACTTTACAGAAG GTTTTATTGAATCCTCACCTTTTGTTGAGAAGATAAAGGCATTTGAAAAATACTTCACTTCACAAATAGATCTTTATGACAAG gATGAAATTGAAAGAAAAGGCAGCATCTTAGTGGACTACAAAGACTGGCTTGTGAACAAACAGATCTCCACATCACTACCTGATCTTGCTTCTGAGATTAAAGACATGCCGGAAAAGATACTTGACTGCTTGGGTTTAGCCATTCATCAG GTGTTAACAAAGGATCTGGAAAAACATGCTGATGAGCTACAAGCCCAGGAAGGGCTTCCTGAAGGCTCAACGCCTATTATTAACATACCACATATAAGTGCtag gatttaTAACTATGAGCCTCTCACGCCTTTGAAGATGCTTAAAGCCAATTTATATGGCAAGTTTGTGGCCATTAGAGGGACTGTGGTGAGAGTGAGCAACATCAAACCTCTTTGCAGCAAGATGGCTTTTGTGTGTAACATGTGTGGAGACACTCAGAGCCTGGCTCTGACTGATGGGAAATACACTATACCCACTAAG TGTTTACAAAGAGAATGCCGTGGAAGATCTTTTACCCCAAACAGAAGTTCACCACTAACGCAGACAGTCGACTGGCAGACCATAAA GGTTCAGGAGCTGATATCAGGTGACCAGCGTGAATCAGGACGTATTCCACGGACCATCGAGTGTGAACTCACTCAAGATTTGGTGGACAGCTGTGTACCAGGAGACACGGTGACCATCACAGGAGTTATTAAAGTCTCTAACGAAGAAG GGTttggaagaaataaaaaggacAAGTGCATGTTCCTTTTATACATCGAAGCAAACTCTCTCAGTAACTCAAAAGGGCAAAAAAACAAGTCAGCATCTGAACCTGAAGGCCAGGAGACATCGGTAGAGTTTACACTCAAAGATCTGTACGCCATCCAGGAGATTCAGGCACAAGAGgacctttttaaattaattgtcAA TTCTCTCTGTCCAGCCATCTATGGACATTTG CTTGTTAAGGCAGGATTAGTCCTGGCTTTATTTGGAGGCTGTCATAAATATGTGGATGATAAGAACCGAATCCCTATAAGAGGAGACCCACACATGCTTGTCGTAGGAGATCCTGGACTTGGCAAGAGTCAAATGTTACAG GCAGTATGTAACGTTGCTCCACGTGGTATCTATGTTTGTggaaacaccaccaccacctcaggtctgactgtctctctgtccaggGACAGTGGCTCTGGAGACTATGCACTAGAAGCTGGAGCTTTAGTGTTAGGAGATCAAG GTGTATGTTGTATTGATGAATTTGATAAGATGGGGAATCAGCACCAGGCCTTGCTGGAAGCTATGGAGCAGCAAAGTATAAGTTTGGCCAAAGCTGGAATCGTCTGTACGCTTCCAGCTCGCACATCCATCATTGCTGCAGCTAACCCAGTGGGAGGACACTACAATAAGGCTAAGACGGTATCTGAAAACTTGAA AATGGGCAGTGCTCTACTATCTAGATTTGATCTGGTCTTTATTCTTCTGGATACTCCCAATGAGGACCATGATCACATGCTGTCAGAACATGTCATGGCAATGCGTGCAGGGAAGAGAGGCGTGATTAGCGGTTTGACAGCCACCAGGGCCTGCACACAGGAGTCCAACATATCCATTCTGGAGATTCCTTCAAACAAACCTCTCTCAGACAGACTGAAG GTTCTTGTTGGAGAGACATTTGACCCAATTCCTCACCAGCTACTACGTAAATATATAGGCTACGCCCGGCACTATGTGCACCCCAGTCTTTCACCTGAAGCTGCTCAAGTCTTACAGGACTTCTACCTGGAATTGCGAAAGCAGAACCAATCAGCTGATAGCACCCCAATCACAACTCGCCAGCTGGAGTCTCTCATTCGCCTCACTGAG GCAAGGGCGCGTCTTGAGCTTCGAGAAAAAGCTACTCAAAGTGATGCGGAGGATGTTGTGGAGATCATGAAACATAG TTTGACAGATACTTACTCGGACGAGTTTGGCCGGCTGGATTTTGACCGATCTCAGCTTGGGTCTGGGATGAGCAACAGATCAAAAGTCAAAAAGTTTGTTGCAGCTTTGAACCAAATCGCTGAGCGTACCCACAAGACCTTGTTTGAAATTCAGGACCTGCGACAGCTGGCTAAAGACCTCCAAGTTCAT GTTGTTGATTTTGAAGGCTTTATCAGCGCACTCAATGAACAAGGCTACCTGCTAAGAAAAGGACACAGAACATATCAGCTGCAAACCATCTGA
- the napba gene encoding N-ethylmaleimide-sensitive factor attachment protein, beta a, producing the protein MDTSGKEKEAIQLMAEADKKVKSSGSFLGGMFGGNHKVEDACEIYARAANMFKMAKNWSAAGNAFCQAAKLHMQMQNKLDAATSFVDAGNAYKKADPQEAINCLNAAIDIYTDMGRFTIAAKHHMTIAEIYESELVDIEKAIAHYEQAADYYKGEESNSSANKCLLKVGFYCAQLEQYPKAIEIFEQVATSTMDNPLLKYNAKEYFWKASLCHFIVDELNAKLAIEKYESMFPAFSDSRECKLLKKLLEAYEEQNSEAFTEAVKEFDSISRLDQWQTTMLLRIKKTIQGDSGDLK; encoded by the exons ATGGATACCTCTGGAAAGGAAAAAGAGGCCATCCAGCTAATGGCTGAAGCGGACAAAAAAGTCAAGTCGTCTGGATCTTTTCTAGGAGGGATGTTCGG AGGAAACCACAAGGTAGAGGATGCGTGTGAGATTTATGCAAGAGCTGCCAACATGTTTAAAATGGCAAAGAACTGGAGTG CTGCAGGCAATGCTTTCTGCCAGGCTGCAAAACTTCATATGCAAATGCAGAACAAACTGGATGCTGCAACCAGCTTTGTTGATGCTGGCAACGCATACAAGAAGGCTGATCCCCAAG AGGCTATCAACTGCTTAAATGCAGCCATCGACATATATACTGACATG GGAAGATTTACAATTGCAGCCAAACACCACATGACTATTGCAGAAATATACGAGTCTGAGCTGGTGGATATTGAAAAG GCAATTGCCCATTATGAGCAGGCGGCTGACTATTATAAAGGGGAGGAATCGAACAg CTCTGCCAACAAATGTCTCCTGAAAGTTGGCTTTTACTGTGCACAGCTGGAACAGTATCCAAAAGCCATTGAAATCTTTGAGCAG GTTGCAACTAGTACAATGGATAATCCACTTCTAAAGTACAACGCAAAAGAGTACTTCTGGAAGGCTTCACTGTGCCACTTCATTGTGGATGAATTGAATGCAAAG CTGGCTATAGAGAAGTATGAGAGCATGTTTCCAGCATTCTCAGACTCAAGAGAATGTAAACTTCTGAAA AAACTACTGGAAGCGTACGAAGAGCAAAACAGCGAGGCATTCACTGAGGCT GTGAAAGAGTTTGACTCAATCTCCCGTCTGGATCAGTGGCAGACCACCATGTTACTCCGCATCAAGAAGACGATCCAAGGAGATAGTGGTGACCTGAAATAA
- the LOC132852559 gene encoding tribbles homolog 2-like, giving the protein MLSTFSSTKASSNSHCFLVGKNVLDEKVAENVFKASNLHSGKHVFCKVFPISRYVQALAVYFHLPVQPHLHHPSEIILGHSMAYIFFEHTFGNMYRHVQSSQGLCEDEALRLFHQIVSVVAHCHNNGVVLPRLKLKNFAFKNKERTELALCTLKGAYIIEKDDFISGKHSCPLYISPESLQPGSSFSGKASNVWILGVILYTILVGSHPFTHTNLNGLYRRIQKCKFFLPELLSPKAKCLICSILRKNPTERLTAEEILSHPWFSSTSYSQYMWRKMFYEEEDQKVPSL; this is encoded by the exons ATGCTTTCTACCTTTTCTTCCACGAAAGCGTCCAGTAATTCACACTGTTTCCTGGTTGGTAAAAATGTGCTAGATGAGAAAGTAGCGGAAAATGTGTTTAAAGCTTCCAACCTGCACAGCGGCAAACATGTGTTCTGTAAG GTGTTTCCTATTAGTAGATATGTCCAGGCCCTGGCTGTGTACTTTCATCTTCCTGTACAGCCCCACCTACACCATCCATCTGAAATCATCCTTGGACACTCTATGGCTTACATTTTCTTTGAACATACGTTTGGTAATATGTACAGACATGTTCAGTCCTCACAAGGCTTGTGTGAAGATGAAGCTTTGAGGCTCTTTCATCAGATAGTCTCTGTTGTGGCACATTGTCACAATAATGGTGTAGTCCTGCCTAGACTGAAGCTGAAGaattttgcttttaaaaataaagaacg aaCTGAGTTGGCACTGTGCACCCTTAAAGGTGCATATATTATAGAAAAGGATGATTTCATATCAGGCAAGCACAGCTGTCCGCTCTATATCAGTCCAGAGAGCCTACAGCCAGGGAGCTCATTCTCAGGAAAAGCATCAAATGTATGGATTCTTGGAGTTATATTGTACACTATTCTGGTTGGAAGTcatcctttcacacacacaaacctcaatGGACTGTACAGAAGGATCCAGAAGTGCAAATTCTTTCTTCCAGAGCTTCTCTCACCTAAAGCCAAGTGTCTCATATGTAGCATCCTTAGAAAAAACCCTACGGAGCGACTAACAGCAGAGGAAATCTTGTCCCATCCTTGGTTTTCCTCTACCAGTTACTCTCAATATATGTGGAGGAAGATGTTCTACGAAGAGGAAGATCAAAAAGTTCCATCTTTATAG